The Acidimicrobiales bacterium genomic interval GCGTACCGACTGTCGTTGTAATAACCACTCTATAGATGTGTTGCCTACACGCGATGTATCTGAGAAAATGAATACAGTAAACAGGAACAATGATGTGAAGCATAAGCAACAACAGGGGCGGACAGACGCCACGCTGGGGGACTACATCCGTCGTCGCCGCAAGGCGAGGGGCTGGACGCTCGACGACGCCGAGGCCGAGTCGAACGTCGACCGGACGTACTGGAGCAAGCTGGAGCTGGGCGTCTTCAAGCAGCCCGACCCCCGCTACCTGGCCCGGATTGCCGACGCCTTGGACGCCCCGCTGGAGGACGTCTACGCCCTGGCTGGCTACACCGCGGCCGAGCGGCTTCCCGGCCTCACGCCCTACCTGCGGAGCAAGTACCACCTGCCGCCGGAGGCCATCGAGCAACTGGAGAGCTACTTCGCCTTCCTGCGCCACCAGTACGGCATCCCTGAGGGAGAGTCGGTGTTCCCCAAGAAGCCGGAACGAGCAGCCCGACCGAAAGCCGAGCAACCAGCGTCGGAGCAGCGCGGCGGGCCGTGGAACGACCCGACGCTCTCCGTCGAGAACGCCACGCTGCGGAGAGCGGCATGAGCCGTAGCGCCATCGCCGTTCTTCGGGACTTCGTACCGATCAGACCGCTGCGACGGGCCGAGGCGTTGCGGATTGCGGAGTTGCAGGCGACGCGGTTCCTGAAGCTCTCGATGGTGGCCGCACCGCCCGTGCCGGAACGGATCATCGCCGAGCTGCCGAGGGTGCAGATCGAACGGGTGAACGGGTTGCCTGTCTCCGGTGCGACGCACTGGACGAAGGGTCGCTGGCTGATCCTGCTGCGTGCGCAGGAGGCGCCCACTCGTCAGCTCTTCAGCACCGCTCACGAACTGAAGCACATCCTCGACGACCGGTTCGTGGACGTGCTCTACCAAGGTGTCCCGGACGACCAACGAGCCCAGTTCATCGAGCAGGTCTGCGATTACTTCGCCGGTTGCCTGCTGATCCCTCGACCTTGGCTGAAGCACGCCTGGGCCGCGCTGCGTATCCAACGACTCCCCGACCTGGCCCGACACTTCGGGGTGTCCGAGCAGGCCGTTGAGGTGCGCCTGAGCCAGACCGGTCTCGGGCCCCGTCGTAGTCGATGCGGCCGGGAAGCCTCCGACTGGTCCTTGCCGTCGCAACCGACGGCTGGTAGCTCCGCCGTGTACCACCGGCTCGCGCCGGTCCTGATCTCGTAACAAAGGAGTTGATGATGAGTACCGTCCTGACACCGCCCTCCAAGCGGCAGAAGCGCGGCTATACCCGCTCGCTGCCGACCGGTGAGGGTGCCGTGACCGGTCGAGGCGTGTTGTACCTCCGGGTGAGCACGCCGAGTCAGGTGCGGACGGACTACGACCCTGAGGGCCTGTCCATCCCCGCCCAGCGCAAGGCCTGCGAGCGCAAGGCCGAATTGCTCGGGATCGAGATCGTCGACGAGTACATCGAGCCCGGTCGCACGGCGACGAGCATGGACAAGCGGGTGGAGTTCCAGAACATGCTGGCCCGTATCAAGGCCGAGCGGGACGTGGACTATGTCATCGTCTACAAGCTGTCGCGGATGAACCGCAATCGCATCGACGATGCGCTGGTGATGATGAGCCTGCGGCAGTACAACGTGAAGCTGATCTCGGCCACCGAGCACATCGACGAGACGCCGATCGGCCAGTTGATGCACGGCATCCTGGCGTCGTTCAACGAGTTCCGCTCGGCCGAGGACGGCGCCGACATCCGCTACAAGATGGGGGAGAAGGCCCGTCGCGGTGGAACGCTCGGACGGGCCCCGCTCGGCTATCTCAACGTGCGGGAGCAGTTCGAGGGCCGGGAGATTCGCACCGTCGCCGTCGACCCTGAGCGGGGACCACTGATTACCCAGGCGTTCGAGCTGTTCGCCACCGGGCGCTACACGGGTGAGCAGTTGCAGGATGAGCTGACGAAGCGAGGCCTGCGGACCCGACCGGCCAAGCATCCGGCTGGGCCGGTGTCGCTGTCCAAGATCTACGCCATGCTGCGCGACCGTTACTACCTCGGCTACGTCGAGTACGACGGCGAGGAGATCGAGGGCCGACACGAGCCGTTGGTCACGCCGGAGTTGTTCGAGAAGGTGCAGGCTGTTCTCGAAGCCAAAGCGGTCAGCGGCGAGCGCCAGCGCGTTCACCACCACTACCTCAAGGGCTCGCTGTGGTGCGGGCTGTGCCACGACCAGGGCCGTGATTTCCGGCTGATCATCCAGCGAGCGGTGGGTCGCACCAAGCAGGAGTACTTCTACTTCTTCTGCCGAGGTCGACAGGAGCACGTCTGCGAACTGCCCTATCTCGACATGGACGCCGTGGACGAAGCGGTGGCTCGCTTCTACGGCACGTTGCGGCTCACCCCGGAGTTCTCGGCACGGGTTCGGGCCAAGGTCCGGGAAGCCGTCGGCGATGAGCAGCAGGCGGCGAAGCTGCTGTGCCAGCAGTTGAACAAGGAACTGGCGAAACTGGATCGTCAGGAGGAGAACCTGCTCGACCTGGTGGCCGACGGGGAACTGGTGAGTGAGAAGGCGAAGGGACGGCTGCGGAAGCTGGGCGCGGCGCGGGAGCGGCTCACGGCTGACCTCGAAGGCATCAAGGGAGGACTGTCCGAAGCGGCCGATGCCGTCGAACTGACGCTGTGCCTACTGGCCGACCCCGAGCGGCTCTATGCCCGGATGGACGACCAGCAGCGGCGGCAGATGAACCAGGCCTTCTTCAAGCGGCTCTATGTCGACACAGACGGCGTGGTGGATGCCGACCTGGCTGCGCCGGTGGCAACGCTCGTGCAGGCCCAACGCCTGGTTCACGAGGGTCGGACGCGTCCGACCGCTCAGGCGGACGGAAACAACAAGGCCGCCTTGCTGGCCACCGCCCTGAAGGGCGGGGTTTCTAGTAAGGCGGCCATGGTGGAGCTAACGAGAATCGAACTCGTGACCTCTTGCATGCCATGCAAGCGCTCTACCAACTGAGCTATAGCCCCGCGGGAGCGCTCAGATTAGCACCCGCCGCCCCTGCAACTCGAAGGGGAGGCCCCGGGCCACCGCGTACGA includes:
- a CDS encoding helix-turn-helix transcriptional regulator codes for the protein MKHKQQQGRTDATLGDYIRRRRKARGWTLDDAEAESNVDRTYWSKLELGVFKQPDPRYLARIADALDAPLEDVYALAGYTAAERLPGLTPYLRSKYHLPPEAIEQLESYFAFLRHQYGIPEGESVFPKKPERAARPKAEQPASEQRGGPWNDPTLSVENATLRRAA
- a CDS encoding ImmA/IrrE family metallo-endopeptidase; the protein is MSRSAIAVLRDFVPIRPLRRAEALRIAELQATRFLKLSMVAAPPVPERIIAELPRVQIERVNGLPVSGATHWTKGRWLILLRAQEAPTRQLFSTAHELKHILDDRFVDVLYQGVPDDQRAQFIEQVCDYFAGCLLIPRPWLKHAWAALRIQRLPDLARHFGVSEQAVEVRLSQTGLGPRRSRCGREASDWSLPSQPTAGSSAVYHRLAPVLIS